Genomic window (Streptomyces liliiviolaceus):
CGATCCAGTGCGCCTCGATGTCGGGCACGTCGGCGTGGGCCGGGACGTGGTACGCGGCGAGGTCGCGCTCCACGAAGTCGCCGGACGCGGCGTCCATGGTGCTGCTCTCGGTCAGCGCCATGCCCAGCCCCATGGTCATGGCGCCGATGAACTGGGAGCGCGCGGTACGGGCGTTGAGGATGTGTCCGGCGGCATAGACGCCCAGGAGCCGGCGTACCCGGACCTCTCCGGTGACCGTGTCGACGGTGACCTCCGCGAAGTGGGCGCCGAAGGCGTGCCGGGAGTAGGGGCTGTCGGCGTCGGCGCTGCCCGCCGTGTCGGCGTGCGCCCTGAGCCCTTCGGACGGCAGGGGGCCGGTGTGTTCGGCGAGGGTCGAGGCCAGCCGCGTACAGGCCTCGTGGACGGCCCAGCCCCAGGACGCCGTGCCCGAGGAACCGCCGGCCAGTGGCGCGGACGGCAGGTCGCTGTTGCCGACTTCGGCGCGTACGCGGTCCAGGGAGACGCCGAGTGCGTCGGCGGCGACCTGGGCGAGGACGGTACGGGCGCCGGTGCCGATGTCGGTGGCGTTGATGCGGACGACGAAGCCGCCGTCGGGAGTGGCGTGTGCCTCCGCCTGCGCCGGGCTCGCCATCACCGGGTAGGTCGCGGAGGCCACGCCCGTACCGACGAGGAGCGGGCCCTCGGAACGGATCCCGGGGCGGGGGTCGCGTGCCGCCCAGTCGAAGCGCCGCGCGCCCTCGCGCAGGCAGTCGACGAGGTGGCGGCTGCTGAACGGCTTGCCGCTGTCGGGTTCGGTGTCCGGCTCGTTGGTGATGCGCAGTTCCACCGGGTCCAGGCCCGCCGCGGCGGCGAGTTCGTCCATGGCCGACTCCAGGGCGTACATGCCCGGTGCCTCGCCGGGTGCGCGCATCCAGGACGGGCTCGGCACGTCCAGCGGCACCACCCGGTGGGCGCTGAGCCGATGGGGTGCCGCGTACATGATCCGGCTGGGTACGGCGGCCTGTTCCACGAACTCCTTGATGCGGGAGGTGTGGGTGGTGACCTCGTGGAGGGACGAGGTGAGGGTGCCGTCGGCGGTGGCGCCCAGGCGGAGCCGGTGCAGGGTGGGCGCCCGGTGCCCGACGACCGCGGGCAGGAAACGCCGGGGCAGTGCGACGGTGACGGGGCGTCCGGTCTCCCGGGCCGCCATCACCGCGAGCACCACATGGGGCCGCGGGGTGCCCTTGGAGCCGAACCCACCGCCGACGTGTTCGCTGATGACGGTGACGTCGTCCTCGGACAGCTCGAACAGCGAGGCCAGGGTGGCGCGTACGGTCGTGGCGCCCTGGCTTGAGTCGTGCACGACGAGCCGGTCGCCGTCCCAGCGTGCGGTGGCCGCGTGCGGCTCCATGGGGTGGTTGTGCAGCGGCGGTACGCGGTAGCGGGAGTCGACGCGGACCTCGGCGGACGCGAACGCGCCCTCGGGGTCGCCCTGTTCACGGCGTGCGGGGAAACCGCCGTTGGCCTTCTCGGGCGCGTAGGCCTCGGGGTGGTCGTCGGTGAGGGTGACGTCGTGTTCCTCGACGTCGTACGCGACCCGGACCGCGGCGGCGCCCGCGCGGGCCGCCTCCAGGGTCTCGCCGACGACCAGGGCGACGAACCAGCCGTGGTGCGGCACGCGCGGGTTCTGCAGCACGGAGAGCGTGGGGTCGTCGGCTGGGGCGAGCCGGGGCGCGTTCTCGTGGGTGAGGACGGAGAGCACCCCGGGCAGTGCCAGAGCGGCCTCCGTGTCGACGGTACGGACCGTCCCGCCGGCGATCCCGGCGGGCACCGGCCAGGCGTGGGCCCTGCCGGGATCGGTCTGTTCGGCGGCGTAGCGGGCCCGGCCGGTGACCTTGTCCCGGCCTTCCCGGCGCTCGGCGGGCGCGCCCAGAGCGGTGCCGGTGTCGGCCATGACTGCTCCTTCTGCTGGGTTTCCGGACAGGTGCTGGTCGGGGTTCCGGTCAGGTGCTGGTGGTGGGCGGCGCGAGCCGTCGCAGGGCGTCCACCGCGAGATTGCGGGCCAGCCGGACCTTGTAGCCGTTGTCGCGCAGCGGTCGGGCGGCGGCGAGTTCGAGGTCCGCGGCCCGCTCGAACGCGTCCGTCGTCGGCGCCGCGCCCAGCAGCGCCTCTTCCGCGAGCCGGGCCCGCCAGGGACGGTGGGCCACTCCCCCGAAGGCGAGGCCGACCTGCCGGACGACACCGCCCTCCACGTCGAGCACCGCGGCAACGGAGGCGAGGGCGAAGGCGTACGAGGCCCGGTCGCGGGCCTTGCGGTACAGCGAGGGCAGCCCGGCCGTCGCGCCCGGCAGGACC
Coding sequences:
- a CDS encoding xanthine dehydrogenase family protein molybdopterin-binding subunit, with product MADTGTALGAPAERREGRDKVTGRARYAAEQTDPGRAHAWPVPAGIAGGTVRTVDTEAALALPGVLSVLTHENAPRLAPADDPTLSVLQNPRVPHHGWFVALVVGETLEAARAGAAAVRVAYDVEEHDVTLTDDHPEAYAPEKANGGFPARREQGDPEGAFASAEVRVDSRYRVPPLHNHPMEPHAATARWDGDRLVVHDSSQGATTVRATLASLFELSEDDVTVISEHVGGGFGSKGTPRPHVVLAVMAARETGRPVTVALPRRFLPAVVGHRAPTLHRLRLGATADGTLTSSLHEVTTHTSRIKEFVEQAAVPSRIMYAAPHRLSAHRVVPLDVPSPSWMRAPGEAPGMYALESAMDELAAAAGLDPVELRITNEPDTEPDSGKPFSSRHLVDCLREGARRFDWAARDPRPGIRSEGPLLVGTGVASATYPVMASPAQAEAHATPDGGFVVRINATDIGTGARTVLAQVAADALGVSLDRVRAEVGNSDLPSAPLAGGSSGTASWGWAVHEACTRLASTLAEHTGPLPSEGLRAHADTAGSADADSPYSRHAFGAHFAEVTVDTVTGEVRVRRLLGVYAAGHILNARTARSQFIGAMTMGLGMALTESSTMDAASGDFVERDLAAYHVPAHADVPDIEAHWIDEDDPHLNPMGSKGIGEIGIVGTAAAIGNAVHHATGVRHRELPLTPDRVLAGL